Sequence from the Equus quagga isolate Etosha38 chromosome 15, UCLA_HA_Equagga_1.0, whole genome shotgun sequence genome:
ACTTATTCCACTAGCGATGGaaatttggcttgtttccacttttttctatTAGAAATCTCTTGCAGAGAAaatctttatacatatatttttcctaCTTGTACAAGTATTTCTATGTAATAAGCTCCTAGAAATGGATTGTTGATTCATAGGgtatgagaattttaaaaatgataaatactgCCCGACTGCCCTCCTCCAAATTATAAAATTCACACCCTCACCAGCAGCTCAGGAGAGTGGGCATTTCTCAACATGCTCAGCAGCATTGAACATATTCATATTAAACCCTTTTGccaatttgaaaagcaaaaaatgcATCTCgttgttctatttttcttcttcctgccctcTGGTATCATgtgctgattttttttgtgtctgtgtcaGTGTTTGTGCTGTAAGTGAAATTCTACTCTTCCCCAAACAGTTTCAGCCCAAATAATAGCTCCACTGTGAAGTCTCTCCCAGTCTTAGGCAATTCTAATTACTCTCTTCCTGGTACCCTATAACAAAGGTGTAGATTTACCTCTGAAATGCATTGTGCAGTTTTTTGAGGATGAAGCCCATTTCCtaatcaaatatttcttaattcaCTGGTTCTCTGCACATTCTAGGTGCAAATCGCTTAGTTGAATGACTGGATGATAATCTCAAGTATCATATATTACCAATTACTCACGTGTACATCAGGAATGGGTTTTGTTAACAGGGAAATTCCCAGGGCGACCAGCGTGGTAACAAAGAAGAGAATCATGGCAAAGTATAGGTAGTGCACTCCACAGATGATGTCCGGACAGCCACTGGCAGCCAAACAACTCCCTGTTCCGTAGACAAATTCTGCAATCATACGAATGAGGCCGAGCACAAGTCCAACCATTAGACCCCAGAAGGCTCCCtgcaaaagaaacaagaacaaaatcaGAGTATTTACAAAACAAGAGAAGCTCATTCAAATAGGTCATGATGATCATCCTACTTCCTTTTCTCTACTAAGAACCAAAAAATGGCTGACCTTGAGCACAAGGTCACCAAAGCAGGGAAAAGTTGCAAACACGTGGATTTGCTAGTGGGATATTGCTTTCTATGGTCCTGAAATATCATTGTGTTGTTGATTCTCCAACTCCAGGACACTACTGTCTACTCTGACCTAAGCCTAAGTTTACCTTGactcatattttatatatagatttaAAAACGTTATGTTGTAGAATAAGCAGAACTATGACTTATGTTACACAATTCGCAGAGTTAATGTTAGATAATTGTAATTTATTAAGCTTTTGACAATTAAAAGCATTTACCCTCTCTGAGAAGTTGGTGGCAGTGGAAACATGTGTCCCCTGTTCACCCAATTGAGCTGTTATGTTTAAGGGAAATGGTATTGCAGAGAGATTAAGAGTATGACCTCTGGATGGGGGATGACCTGAATCTGAATTTGAAGATCCAATTTACTAATATTAAGTAGCATGTGGAAGACACATAGATGTTAACCTCTCTGCATCTGTTCCTCATCTGGAAATTGTAATAATAAGGCTAACACCTGGGAACAATTAAGGGATTAAATGTACATGGTCCATAATAGTCAATCAATTATATATATCATAATAGAAATTAACACATTTTGAAGCCTTACTAATGGTAGGTTTTCTCCTAAGCActtcacatattttctcttttaattctcaccGCAATCATATAAGGTTGGCATTGTgactatcttcattttacagagtgAAATGCTTTGCTTAAGATCACAATGCTattaagtggtagagccaggattggaCCTTGGCAGCCTTACTTCAAAACATGTGTTCCTCAGCACCATGCCATGTATGTATATAACATTTTGTAAGAAATATAAAGACTGTAGTATACTATGTAAGTATACTATACTAAGTGTATACTATGTATTTACACACTTTAGTGAGAATCGGGAATTGTGGCTGACCACAAGTGAAATTGAGATGGACTTGGAGTTGTATAAATAAGGTAAAAAGAGTGCATTTTACCAGTGATAGAAAtagtttttttctcattccagcAGGGAAAAAGTTTCCCAATTTCACTTACTTGTTCATTCACTCTTTTACAAAAGATGGCAAGCAGGAAGACAGCTGCAATTGGAGGTCCAACGTAGCTGGAAATTGACTCTATGTAATGGACCAGTTGTCCATTTTGAGCTACCTCTACTAATGGGACCCACACAATGCTGACGACAGTTAATAGAATCATAAATAGcctgggaagaaaacaaaataaatgttaaacaaaagAAGTATTAGTACTTCCATTGTGCTTTAGTTCTTGAATCCATTCTTGTGGCCATTCAttgattttccaaataaaatcaaGCTCTTTGACCACACACGAAGCCATGCCATACTTGATGATGATCTGTCAGTAAAATTCCAAGCAAGCAATTTCTTGTCTATAATTAGTCATAATAGCTTCAACTACAGGATGAAATATCCACTCATAAAAACAGTTCAAATGTCAGCAATTGATTAATAATTCTCTAGTGCAATTTATGCAATATATCAGTTAGAAAAAACATCAcactatttcttttaataagtAATTATTTGTATGACAAAGAAAGCAGACtcttattttgatcttttttcctgGCTTGAGAGAAACTGTCAGTTTGCATAGATTAGAATGAAAATATCCTCTATCCCAGAATGTTGAGTGAATTGACCAGAAATGCTAATTTGTGCATTTTGCTACTTGAATACTTTGGCAGGTAGAAAGAATTAGTTAAAATATTGGTAGGTGGTAAAAACCTATTAGAGTTTCCTGGAGTCCAGGGAGCATGGCTGATTCACTTATATAAACTCCACAATATTCTGTACTTCTGGTGTgaataaacaaacataatttATTGGGCTGTCTGTAAAAGGTCATTGCTTCTCTGTGTTCATCTGAAACAGAGAGGTGAGGGTTGGAAAAAGAGGGGGACAAGCATTTGGGCAGGAGACTGAGGAACAAGtatctcatttaagccttacAAAACCTCTGCAATCTTGCAATAACTAAATGTGATAAGCTGTGGAAAGTCTTAGCACAATACCTAGGACACAGTAAAGATTCAAGAAATAACATCCACTCTCCTTGTTGTTATCATCATTGGAAAGCAGGTCACTGGAAAGTACCTTACTTGCTCTCTTAtcttcaattcttttctttcacgtgtggaataaaatccaaagtcttgTTACGGCTTAAATGGCCCTAAATGATTTAACCTCCAGCTATCTTTCTGACCATGTTTCTTATCATCTCCCACTTGCTCCTCAGGTACCGGCCCCACCTCTTGTTGTCTTCAAACACGCCACGCATGTGACTGCAGGAGGAATGCAGCACTTCCTCTTCATCCCCACAGAGCCAGGGGCTCGCTCCCGTACTTCCCTCAGGGCTCTGCTGaagtgccacctcctcagagaggactCCCTGAGCACCTGTCTTAAGTAGCCCCCATCCTTTAATCctcctttaattttcttcctggtACTTTTTGTCATCTgatatagaatatatttattaactGTCTATTTTCCCCATGAAGGCATAAATAGCATGAGGcaggaaattatttttcacatatatgtctttttttcatatttgtattctGGGAGATAGTAGACATTTaatgaaagggagagaaaaaactCATTAGGTTATCACTGGGACAAAGGGGACTCATGCCCAAGATCATGTACCCACTAGTGGACTACTGTGTCTTGGGCCTTCTGAATTCTAGTCCAACACTATCTCCACTAcagaaacacagatttttttaCCTCTCCAATAGCATTGTCCAGAGTCAAGATCTGGACCAAGTAAGCCCTTGGAATTTTCCCCCCAAGTGGTTAATTTACTAAAGCAATTGTTACTATCTTCAACAAGGCACAACCTTTTAAATAAGTTGTCAGTTTCTCTTGACACCCCATTTCTTAATGAATGTAGTTGATAAACTCCTCTGTAATAGCCTGTGGATGGATTAATCTGTTGCTTCCTTCCTGTGCTATACACAGAAACTTCTAGAGACAATGCATTAACCTATCAGAGTAGGTGGGAAGTTTATAAGTAATGAAAAACACTGATGGAGTTTCATGAAGATGTGTTTGGGAGAGCATGTGAGGAGAGGGAAAAACAGGAGACAATCATTCAAAAGCCCGAAAAAGCAACTATTTCATTTAAAGGTATCGCCCCAAGTTTTGCATGTGGAAAGAGACTAAGTTGGATTAAACGTCCTCCAATGTTCCTTCCTCCACTCTAGAACTTGATGATTAGTTTCACTAAAGCCAAAGATGAAGAGGCTCTAGGTCACTTCTATAGCTGTACTTTTCCGGAGAAATTCTACACAGAAACCAGGTCTCTCACCTTCCAGCTATAAGGAGCTCTCTCTCCGATGCCTGCTTCCGCATCTTGGTGTAGAGGTCCATGGTGAAGAGGGTGCTGGCGCTGTTGAAGATGGAGGTCAGAGAGCTTATGAGAGAGGCTAACATCGCTGACAGCATCAGGCCTCGCAGTCCTGGGGCCGGAAGAGGGTACAAGAAGTGGTTAGAAATTTGACGCCAGGATCTACAAGGGCTAGGTCAAACCAGAGAGTGGTTCAAAGATAAAAGTGTTACCTGGAACATTTACCAACTGATGTGCCTATTAACACACATCATCGTATGGCATTTCCTGCATATTCGATTTGAGATTAATTTAAGAATAATCTAGCATAGAATTTTAGTTCTAAATAGGAATTTAGAGATCATCTGCTGGAACCTAATATTGATAGAAAGGAAACTGTGCCTTCTCACCTTTCTTTGGTTTCCTGAAGACTTAGAGAACTGGAGAGGAAGAAGCCTAGTAGGTGGTACTGCTGAAGAGGTCTTTGGTGGGCAGAGCTGAGGGTATTGAGACCTCATGGCCACTTCATCCTCCAGTTCCCTCTTCCCATTAGTAATGCCCTTAAACCTCCTAGGACAAAGTGTCGAATGGGGGGGATGGGTGATATCACTTGTCGGTCGTGCTCCCTTCCTTCTGACAAAGTTCATGTGGGTCAGGGAGGAGAAAGGTCTTAGCAGTGTTAGCTAACCTTTGATGGACCTAAGGTACAAGATCACCTGGTCACTCCTGAGCCCTAAACTCGGCTCTCTTTCTGTTCACCACAGCAAACATCACCATCTAATGTCTTGTCTCATTTACTTATTAAGTATCTATGTGGTTTATTTTCTATCTCATGAAACTAGAATGTGAGTTCCAAGGGATAGGGGATTTTGTGCCTACTTCACCGATGTTTTCTGAGCAacagagcagtgtctggcacatagtagacagtCAATAAATAGTTGTAAATTAAATAGATTGAGGTCTATTGTTTGGGTATCACTGGTCTAAGGAAAGTGGGATAAATAGTTAACCTCTAGTCCTCTGAATCTGTAAGTCTATGGCTATGCAATTCTTCTATTGACAAATAGATCATTTGAATGTTCTCGATTGGCCTGGAAGGCAGTCTTGAACCTACAGGAGGATTCTTCTAATAGAAATTATATCTGGCTCATCTCTGTATTCCCCAGGCCCAGTACAGGGCTGCTAGCTTATGGAAGGTTCTCAAGAAATATCTGATGAATACAATTGAATTAATAGAAGTAAGAATTATTAAGGATTACACCATATCCCTTCCTCATGGCCCATGTATAGATCAGGCCTCTGAAGCAGTCCTAGCATgaactttttttccagttttattgagatatgaatggcaattaaaaattatatatatttaaagtatacagtgtgatgttttgatatatatatatactgtgaaatgattacccaaatcaagctaattaacatattcatcacctcacatagttactgttttcttgttttgtggtgagaatacttgaggtctactctcttagcaaatttcaatatacaggatattattattaactatagtctccatgctgtacattaggtctccggaacttattcatcttataactgaaagtttgtacccgttgaccaacatctccccatttcccctactcccaacccctggcaaccaccgttctactctctgcttctatgagttcaagttctttagattccacatataagtaacatcatgcagtgtttgtcattctgtatctggcttatttcacttagcataatgtcctccaagtttatctattttatcacaaatgacagaatttccttattttttaaggctgaataatattccactattaTTTTCTCTATCCACTCATCTGAGCATGGACATTTTCTTACCGTTAGGCATCAGTTCCATCACCAGTATTGGGTAGGCATAGTTAGTGCAGCCGACTTCAACGCCACAGTGTTTGACACATTCAGAAGGTACAACACAGGCTACCCTGTCTGAGGAGGGATTCAGATAAGTAGGTTCAGTGAGTGGGGCCCAACAGGTAAAATACACAACCATTGGACAAAGAAACAAGTTGTAAGGTCATGGATGGAAGGAAAGACGTTTGCCTGGAAATTGGAGATTCGGTTTTGAACTCCATATCATGAATCTGCTCCCTCTTTTCTCAGAATATGACTTCATAAGTGTCTCACACCTGTGATCCCTCTTGCACTGACCTAAGGGGCAGGGTTCTTCCTTGGGACGTGGTCCAGCTAGAGCACTGGGGCAAACCGAGGGAGCTGATTCCATCTTCCAGAAAAGCTGCACAAGCATAAATCTTCCCAGGAGCACAGAACTCCAGAGATAAAATATCACCCCTACCCAGCAAGTCAGTTCTGTGTCCAGTCACATGTAGCCCAGTGTTTTCCACCTACATCTAAGAAGAGATGTCACTTGTGATGGTCACTGGGGTGATTGCCCCTGTGAGATGATGTCTCACTTCATTGTGGCAGTTGCACAATACTTTGGTgattattttgcttaaataaGATTATGAGAACAGacagaaaaaactgataaaaaaaaatcacccagaaTACTAACACATTAGCACATTAGCTTCCTGTagtttttttcattcctttctaatCCTTTTCTACAGGGAAATGTCTTTTTTTGCATAACTGTGGTAACTATTAAGATAATATTTTGTAgtgttatttttacatttaacataataACTTCAGCATTTTCCCAGGTTTTGAGAATCTTCAGTCTCCTGTGTGCAATTTTCCATAAAGAGGGTAAACAATAATTTCTTTAGTCATTCCCTATTGTTGGATATCTATACATTCTTTACTGCTATCAACAATACTACAATGTTGCAATAAGAAGTGAGGTTGGTCACTTGATGTTCATCTTAACAAGATTTCAGCCAATTAAACTGATTCTTAGTTGAGAAAACATGAAGTAGATTCAGTGTTATCTGATGGATTGCCCCAATAAAAACCAGAGGCCACCATTAGccaatgaaggaaaatatttggttatatttccttcattcatcataataaagaaagaaaggaagaaagttggtatttttggaagattttcaACGTTAGTAGTTACTTTCAGCTGACTCAGAAATTCAATTGCCCCAAACAACTCAGTTCCAAAGCAGTGAGGTTGGTGCAATTCTTCAACGGTCTCATAGGGACCAAGAAGTGACAGCGCATCTCAAAGACCTTCTCAGTCAGAGAGGTCACCAAACAACCACCACCTCACCTAActcatattttctaaaagttctaccTCACCCTCCAGTGCCCTTCTGAATTATTGTCTAGACTTGCTTAAATCTAAGCCACTCATGAAAATAGGACTCACAGACTCAAATGCCTACAAGGTGACAGGCACATAGTATAAAAGAGATAAAGGAACAGAGTGTCAAATATTCcaaattttcctgtttctgacCCCTTGCACAAGCTGTTCTCTCCACCTGGAATTCTGTTTTTACTTCCATATGTTCTCTAGTTTATCAAAGTTTTACTACATCTTAAAATCACTTCTCAGAATtcaagcataaaaagaaaagagggttTATCAGTGGATTCAGGACTTGCCTGTGTACAGAATGCGGCTGATCATCCCTGGCATCACCATGAGGAACATGGGCAGCAGCTTCAGGTAACCACACATGATGCAGGAGGCCTTCACGTGAGACATGTTCTTGCCTGATAGGCAGCGCTGTACAATAACCTGCCGAGAAAACACAACACAGTCGTGAAACAACCAGAGGATGACTTCAAAGAAGGGGAGTGCCTCTTTTCAGGGATTAAGGTTACAATAAGAAATGGGGTCACGGCTAGTGGGAAATAATGGGCTTCAGGATAAAATCAGGACTCAAGTCCCCGCTCCTCTCACGTGAGTATTTGACTTCtgtaagtctcagttttctcatctctataTAGGGTTATCCCTTGTAGGATATTCTGAATATCAAGTTTAATGTTTGTAAGATTCTTGGTACATAGAAGTCAATACTCATCACTACTGTTAAAATATGTTTACAGCTCCCAGGCTGCATTGCAGCAACGGCCATGTGCTCCTCCAGGTACAAAGCTGTCACTACTGATCTTTGCCACAAGTTGTGTGTTtaagttacatttttaatattgtagGCACTGAATAAGCCACATACTCATCAGTATCTCTCTATTGTTGTGGGGCAATTGACCCCTGGGAAATCAGGCCCACTGCCATGGAAACACCATAGTCAGGCAACCATCAAAATTGAACCCTGACACATTCATCTCTAGATTTCTTCAGAATATTCTGAGGACCTCATTGAGCTATGAATCAACTATGATGGTCCTGGGAAAATGAATGCATacaatttcataatttctattaaGTTGTGCAATTTCTTGACTAAGAATTTTCTAGCAAAGCAGGATTTCTACCCATAATGCTATAGCttcctaatatttttcttctgaaagactGTCAGAAAATAGGGATGGCTTTTTCTGCTTAATTCTCTTTGGAGGGACAAATCTATGAGGGATAGCAGCAGTGTCATTCAGTGCTGGGGGAGCAGGTGACATTTTTAGACAGAGGGATAGAAGCAGACAGTTGGAGGGACAATACAAATCACAGGTGAGGAGGGGAGTTCTGTCAGCAGACAAGCAGGTTCTGCCATCAGATCTAAGGGTTAATGTGGGGCCACTTACACAAGGCAAGTCAGGTAGTCAAAGGCaaactataaataataaagatagttCCACAAATCAATGATGAAAGGATGCATTCTTTGGTAGATATGttgaaaaaatcaatttattatgcagagaagaggaaaactggaTCCCACATTAACATCATAAGTGACCATTGAGTCAAGATGggtttaaattttgaaattataagtTTGGGTTGATGGAAActatttagggagaaaaaaacatcataaaacaaaacaaaaacaaactcaaacaCTATATAAAGGaagatccagaaaaaaaaagatcttggaAGTTATAACTACAAAGGCAGAAAAACTGAAGGATAAAGTCAAGGAAGGCTCCCAGAAGGTGGAACAAAAGACCAAGAGatggaagatgagaagaaaagataaaaacactaGAGAACCAGCTGAGGAAGACCATCAATTCAAAATAGCAggtccccaaaggaaaaaaaaatggaagaaatcaaagaaagtaGCCCCTCAAATCGTTCAAGACATCCATCATTGGATTAAACAGGTTCACAGAGGCTCATAACAATGGACAAAAATAGATCCACACACAGTTGTACATTgtggtgaaatttcagaacactgagGACAAAAGAAAGACAAGCTTCTAGAGAGGAAAGACAGGTCACATCCAAAGAATTAAGAATAACTTCAGGTTTCTCAACATTAATAGTGGAAGTCAGAAGACAATGAATCTATggctttgggaaaattatttccaacctagAAATGTGTACATAGCCAAAGGATCAGTTTAGGAAAAGTTGGAGCGAAGCCATTTTCAAACATGCAAATTTGCAATAAATTTATCTTCTATCTTCTTAAGAACTTCCTGGAAAATTCAATTGTCCTGAAAGaaggagtaaaccaagaaagaaggtGCTGTGGGATACTGGAAATAAGAGATATAACCCAAGAATGAGGCAAAGGGAATCCCAAATATGGTAATGAAGGGGGTCCTGGATGAGGGTGGGCACCAAGCATACAGGGCAACCTGACATATTGTGAGAGGCCAAAGGTTctgagaagaaatgaggaaaagagttGGTAGAATACTTGATGTATTTGCAAGTATTGAGAAGAGACATAGGCAATTTGCAGAGGGTTTGGCATTTGATGAGtaataattacaaagaaaatttaaagcaaaaaaattaagaattattaatttgagagaaaagaaaaagctaaagaaaaatcaatcaaagaaTATCATGTGGCTTAGTTGTGAATCACATTTATGTAGTCACAAAAATGGTAGCATCAAAACCTGATCTCAGGGCTGGCCGGTGGTATAGCAGTTGTTTGTGTggtccgcttcagtggcccgggggttgctggtttggatcccaggcgtggacctacacactgcttattaagctatgctgtggcaggcatcccacatataaaacagaggaagatgagcacagacgttagctcagggcgaatcttcctcaaaaaaaaaaaaaaaagccgatCTCATCAAAATTGTAAATTAGATCTATTGGGAGGATAGGAAGCAGGAGATGTGCTTCTGTAGAATTGAGGGTGGAAAGTTGAAAGAGCTAAACCCTCATTTCTCATTGTGGAAAGCCAATAGGAAAATCCTAAATCTGGAAAACCCAAAAGGGAGAATACAAGTATTTGTTTGGATCACCTGGGGATCAAATCTATAAGCAAATTGTGATTCATTGGGTCGGGGTAGAATCTGATAGTGTTTATTTCTAATGAGCTCCAAGTGATATCCATGCTGATGGTtcacagaccacattttgagtagaaggatttagagaatagaaatacACACCAAAATAGTTAACTGAAAGAGCTGAAAGTGAAATAAGGTGGAGAGCCAGAAAGCAGACAGCTGTTTTTCATAACAAGTCTTGTAGaagtatttgactttttaaatgatacgtgtgtatatgtgtatatatgcttttctatgagaagaaaaagaacaggatAAGCATAGCCACATGCCACAAACACACTTCACCTGATCTGAACACCAGTACCACGCAGCTACGAGGTTCATTCCAAGTACGGTTCCTGGCCATGGAATATCCCCAGTGACAGCATCTCGGAAAATGTGGAAGGAGTCTGCTTTAGGAGTATAGCACGTGGGACTGATTGTCAGGTTGTCCCCCTCGACTGCGGACGGGACGGCATTCATGTACTTCTCTGCAAAACTCTGGTATCCTCCAACTTCGGCAAATGCTGAAAAGCCAGTggataaaat
This genomic interval carries:
- the SLC5A4 gene encoding solute carrier family 5 member 4, producing the protein MASTLSPSTMTGTPEPPAMSQLIQNPADISVIVIYFVVVMAVGLWAMLRTNRNTIGGFFLAGREMVWWTMGASLFASNIGSGQIVGLAGTGAASGIATAAFEWNASLLLLALGWFFVPIYIKAEVMTMPEYLKKRFGGERLQIYLSVLSLFIIVVLRISSDMFSGAIFIKLALGLDLYLAIFILLAVTAIYTITGGLASVIYTDTLQTIIMLIGSFILMGFAFAEVGGYQSFAEKYMNAVPSAVEGDNLTISPTCYTPKADSFHIFRDAVTGDIPWPGTVLGMNLVAAWYWCSDQVIVQRCLSGKNMSHVKASCIMCGYLKLLPMFLMVMPGMISRILYTDRVACVVPSECVKHCGVEVGCTNYAYPILVMELMPNGLRGLMLSAMLASLISSLTSIFNSASTLFTMDLYTKMRKQASERELLIAGRLFMILLTVVSIVWVPLVEVAQNGQLVHYIESISSYVGPPIAAVFLLAIFCKRVNEQGAFWGLMVGLVLGLIRMIAEFVYGTGSCLAASGCPDIICGVHYLYFAMILFFVTTLVALGISLLTKPIPDVHLHRLCWALRNSTEERIDLDAGEKRYEESDDGDDEDNPEETRGCLRKSYDVFCGWEKQGPKLSKEEKEAQRKKLTDTSEKPLWRSVVNVNAILLLAVLVFAYGYFA